One part of the Rutidosis leptorrhynchoides isolate AG116_Rl617_1_P2 chromosome 1, CSIRO_AGI_Rlap_v1, whole genome shotgun sequence genome encodes these proteins:
- the LOC139894536 gene encoding NAC domain-containing protein 67-like — protein sequence MRSLSKRDAIRDAESELNLPPGFRFHPTDEELIVHYLCRKSQSRSDSMFSVVQPPPIIADVDLYKHDPWELPELALFGTKEWYFFTPRDRKYPNSSRPNRVTRSGYWKATGADKPVKSKTAPNVTVGIKKALVFYAGKGVLGSKTNWIMHEYRLALPNPTPSKHNNTSTSKLNDWVLCRLYNKKNNPKEKVIPENINIIRAGDVDTQNELQKESNYSNNSDSFDSFENSDGEFSGNYEDDVMLTQDLSHETLNTVGTIEECNMQVMRNGLQKDDNNNDRENDWLDSLSLEDLHHYIETMPPNHDIEMPSFYKPN from the exons ATGAGATCACTTTCAAAAAGAGATGCTATTAGAGATGCTGAATCTGAGTTGAATTTGCCTCCCGGTTTTCGATTTCACCCAACCGATGAGGAACTCATTGTTCATTACCTTTGTCGTAAATCCCAGTCGAGGTCCGATAGTATGTTTAGTGTCGTTCAACCACCACCGATCATCGCTGATGTTGATCTTTACAAACACGACCCTTGGGAGCTTCCTG AATTGGCTTTGTTTGGAACAAAGGAATGGTACTTTTTTACACCAAGAGATAGGAAGTATCCGAATAGTTCAAGACCAAACCGGGTTACACGGAGCGGGTACTGGAAAGCTACCGGAGCAGATAAGCCTGTTAAGTCAAAAACCGCCCCGAATGTAACTGTTGGGATCAAGAAGGCTTTGGTTTTTTACGCGGGAAAAGGTGTTTTAGGAAGTAAAACTAACTGGATAATGCATGAATATAGACTTGCATTGCCAAATCCTACCCCTTCAAAACACAATAATACATCAACTTCCAAG TTGAACGATTGGGTATTGTGTCGTCTTTACAACAAAAAGAACAATCCAAAGGAGAAAGTCATACCGGAAAATATCAACATTATTCGTGCTGGAGATGTTGATACACAAAATGAATTACAAAAAGAGAGTAATTACAGTAACAATAGTGACAGTTTCGATTCATTTGAAAATTCGGATGGTGAGTTTAGTGGTAATTATGAAGATGACGTCATGCTTACACAAGACTTGTCACACGAGACTTTGAATACAGTCGGTACAATTGAAGAATGCAACATGCAAGTAATGAGAAATGGGTTGcaaaaagatgataataataatgatcgcgAAAATGATTGGCTTGATAGTTTAAGTTTGGAAGATTTGCATCATTATATAGAAACAATGCCTCCAAATCATGACATTGAAATGCCTTCGTTTTATAAGCCAAATTGA